In Micromonospora purpureochromogenes, a single window of DNA contains:
- a CDS encoding MerR family transcriptional regulator: MADEALSAGAVARRLGVAVTTLRTWHQRYGLGPSQHIPGHHRRYTPADLARLEIMRRLTAEGITPAEAARWAKQSPGVGPAAGVRLRAGAGRDGGGQAIPVGRAGPVARGLARAAMRLDSAAISETIANAVARDGVVATWDGLLRPVLAGIGERHAATAGLIEVEHLMSRCVSEAFATVARPGPAAGPARILLACADEEQHTLPLEALAASLAEANVAYRMLGARVPLAALIEAVNRTGPAAVVLWSHTRATADPGQLSALLGMVRRPLLVLAAGPGWQADTLPAGVVRPVDLTEAVSLALAVRDSLDQSGGA; the protein is encoded by the coding sequence GTGGCCGATGAGGCGCTGAGCGCGGGGGCCGTCGCACGCCGACTGGGCGTGGCGGTCACCACGCTGCGTACCTGGCACCAGCGCTACGGCCTCGGTCCCAGCCAGCACATACCGGGTCACCACCGGCGCTACACGCCGGCCGACCTCGCGCGCCTGGAGATCATGCGTCGGCTCACCGCGGAGGGGATCACCCCGGCCGAGGCGGCCCGTTGGGCGAAGCAGAGCCCCGGGGTCGGTCCCGCCGCCGGGGTGCGGCTGCGCGCCGGAGCCGGTCGGGACGGCGGCGGGCAGGCGATCCCGGTCGGCCGGGCCGGCCCGGTCGCCCGTGGTCTGGCCCGGGCCGCCATGCGACTGGACTCCGCGGCGATCAGCGAGACCATCGCCAACGCCGTCGCCCGGGACGGCGTTGTCGCCACCTGGGACGGCCTGCTGCGTCCGGTGCTGGCCGGCATCGGGGAGCGGCACGCCGCGACCGCCGGTCTGATCGAGGTCGAACACCTGATGTCCCGGTGCGTCTCCGAGGCGTTCGCCACGGTGGCCCGGCCCGGCCCGGCCGCCGGCCCGGCCCGGATCCTGCTCGCCTGCGCCGACGAGGAACAACACACCCTGCCGTTGGAAGCGTTGGCCGCCTCCCTCGCCGAAGCGAATGTGGCGTATCGCATGCTGGGTGCCCGGGTGCCGCTCGCGGCGCTGATCGAGGCGGTGAACCGGACCGGACCGGCCGCGGTGGTGCTCTGGTCGCACACCCGCGCCACCGCCGACCCGGGGCAGCTGTCCGCCCTGCTCGGGATGGTTCGACGCCCCCTGCTGGTGCTGGCCGCCGGCCCCGGCTGGCAGGCCGACACGCTGCCCGCCGGAGTGGTCCGGCCGGTCGACCTGACCGAGGCGGTGTCGCTGGCGTTGGCCGTCCGGGACTCACTGGATCAGTCGGGCGGGGCCTGA
- a CDS encoding phytoene/squalene synthase family protein, with product MDTDLTAAYARCQELHRRHGRTYYLATRLLPAWKRRHVHALYGFTRYADEIVDRTEELPPAERAARLDQWSAEFVAGLHGEPVDDPLLPAVLHTIAVFDLDRADFASFLRSMAMDLTVLSYPTYDDLLDYMEGSAAVIGTMMLPILGSSDPAAAREPARQLGFAFQLTNFIRDVAEDLDRGRTYLPDEDLAKFGVTRDDLLAAKDQARTTPRIRDLIGYEVTRAQAHYEAAAPGITLLSPASQACMRTAYALYGGILDEVAAQGYDVFARRALVPQRRRLAVAARALLTPTGSPVAVPGPSLVRR from the coding sequence GTGGACACCGATCTCACCGCTGCCTATGCCCGCTGCCAGGAGCTGCACCGACGGCACGGTCGCACCTACTATCTCGCCACCCGGCTGCTCCCCGCGTGGAAACGACGTCATGTGCACGCCCTGTATGGATTCACGCGCTACGCCGACGAGATCGTCGACCGCACCGAGGAGCTGCCGCCCGCCGAGCGCGCCGCCCGGCTGGACCAGTGGTCGGCGGAGTTCGTCGCCGGCCTGCACGGTGAACCGGTCGACGACCCGCTGCTCCCGGCCGTGCTGCACACCATCGCCGTATTCGATCTCGACCGCGCCGACTTCGCGTCGTTCCTGCGCAGCATGGCGATGGACCTGACCGTGCTGTCGTACCCGACCTACGACGACCTGCTCGACTACATGGAAGGCTCGGCGGCGGTCATCGGCACCATGATGCTGCCGATCCTCGGCAGCTCCGACCCGGCGGCGGCCCGCGAGCCGGCCCGCCAGCTCGGCTTCGCCTTCCAGCTCACCAACTTCATCCGGGACGTCGCCGAGGACCTCGACCGGGGCCGCACCTACCTGCCCGACGAGGACCTGGCCAAGTTCGGCGTCACCCGCGACGACCTGCTCGCCGCGAAGGATCAGGCCCGCACCACGCCGAGGATCCGAGACCTGATCGGGTACGAGGTGACCCGCGCCCAGGCGCACTACGAGGCTGCCGCACCGGGCATCACCCTGCTCAGCCCCGCCTCGCAGGCGTGCATGCGGACCGCGTACGCGCTCTACGGCGGGATCCTCGACGAGGTCGCCGCGCAGGGCTACGACGTGTTCGCCCGCCGGGCGCTGGTGCCGCAGCGTCGCCGGCTGGCGGTGGCCGCCCGGGCCCTGCTCACCCCGACCGGCAGCCCGGTCGCCGTACCCGGGCCGAGCCTGGTTCGACGGTGA
- the crtI gene encoding phytoene desaturase family protein — protein MRTVNGRTDRVVVVGAGLGGLACALHLAGSGRQVTVVEREPVPGGRAGRLAVDGYEFDTGPTVLTMPDLIAEALGAVGEELDDWLDLTPVDPAYRAYYPDGSTLDVITDTTRMAAEIARVCGPREADGYLRFVDYARNLWHWERTDFIDRNLDAPTDLLTANLVKLLANGAFRRLQTKINQFFRDPRTQRIFSFQAMYAGLAPHDALAIYSVIAYLDSVAGVYFPRGGIHAVSRGMAGAAEKHGVQFRYGTTVTRVETANGRAIGVLTADGELIPADVVVLNPDLPVAYRDLLPPARRRKLTYSPSCVVLHVGSTQGYEKIAHHNIHFGRKWKGTFDEVIRRGELMTDPSLLVTNPSRTDPAVAPAGRHTYYVLAPVPNLERGPFDWRGDLSRRYADQLVATLEERGYVGFGAGIEVLRTITPAEWEEQGMAAGTPFAAAHSLFQTGPFRPSNLHRQLPNVVFTGSGTQPGVGVPMVLISGKLAANRITGAGR, from the coding sequence GTGCGGACCGTGAACGGACGTACGGACCGGGTGGTGGTCGTCGGCGCGGGCCTGGGCGGGCTGGCGTGCGCGCTGCACCTGGCCGGCAGCGGCCGGCAGGTGACCGTGGTGGAACGCGAGCCGGTGCCGGGCGGCCGGGCCGGCCGGCTGGCCGTCGACGGGTACGAGTTCGACACCGGCCCCACCGTGCTCACCATGCCGGACCTGATCGCCGAGGCACTGGGCGCGGTCGGCGAGGAACTCGACGACTGGCTGGACCTCACCCCGGTCGACCCCGCCTACCGGGCCTACTACCCCGACGGCTCGACGCTCGACGTCATCACCGACACCACCCGGATGGCCGCCGAGATCGCCCGGGTCTGCGGCCCCCGCGAGGCCGACGGCTACCTGCGCTTCGTGGACTACGCGCGCAACCTGTGGCACTGGGAGCGGACGGACTTCATCGACCGCAACCTGGACGCCCCGACCGACCTGCTCACTGCCAATCTGGTGAAACTGCTGGCCAACGGCGCGTTCCGGCGGCTTCAGACGAAGATCAACCAGTTCTTCCGGGACCCACGTACCCAGCGCATCTTCTCCTTCCAGGCGATGTACGCCGGCCTCGCGCCGCACGACGCGCTGGCCATCTACAGCGTCATCGCGTACCTCGACTCGGTGGCCGGGGTCTACTTCCCGCGCGGCGGCATCCACGCGGTCTCCCGGGGCATGGCCGGCGCCGCCGAGAAGCACGGCGTGCAGTTCCGGTACGGCACCACGGTGACCCGGGTGGAGACCGCCAACGGCCGGGCCATCGGCGTGCTGACCGCCGACGGCGAGCTGATCCCGGCCGACGTGGTGGTGCTCAACCCGGACCTGCCGGTCGCCTACCGTGACCTGCTGCCCCCGGCCCGCCGGCGAAAGCTGACCTACTCGCCCTCGTGCGTCGTGCTGCACGTCGGCTCGACCCAGGGGTATGAAAAGATCGCCCACCACAACATCCACTTCGGACGGAAGTGGAAGGGCACCTTCGACGAGGTCATCCGGCGCGGCGAGCTGATGACCGACCCGTCGCTGCTGGTCACCAACCCCAGCCGGACCGATCCGGCGGTGGCCCCGGCCGGGCGGCACACCTACTACGTGCTGGCGCCGGTGCCCAACCTGGAACGGGGCCCGTTCGACTGGCGCGGCGACCTGAGCCGGCGCTACGCCGACCAGCTCGTGGCGACGCTGGAGGAGCGCGGGTACGTGGGCTTCGGCGCGGGCATCGAGGTGCTGCGTACGATCACCCCCGCCGAGTGGGAGGAGCAGGGCATGGCCGCCGGTACGCCGTTCGCCGCCGCGCACAGCCTCTTCCAGACCGGTCCCTTCCGCCCGTCGAACCTGCACCGGCAACTGCCCAACGTCGTGTTCACCGGCTCCGGCACCCAGCCGGGCGTGGGCGTACCGATGGTGCTGATCTCCGGGAAGCTGGCGGCCAACCGGATCACCGGTGCCGGGCGGTGA
- a CDS encoding dihydrolipoyl dehydrogenase family protein, translating into MAEPEVVDVVVVGLGVGGEEVAGRLAEAGLSVVGIERDLVGGECPYWGCIPSKMMIRAANALAEARRVNELAGSAQVQPDWAPVAKRIREEATDTWDDTVAVDRFTGRGGRFLRGSARLDGPGRVRVGDQVIQARHGIVFGTGTRPSVPPIDGLADTPYWTNHQAIEVEELPESLLVLGGGAIGLELAQVFARFGVRVTVVEAADRVLAVEEPESSEVAEKALRADGVEIRTGVKAERVSHDGATFTVHAGDDAFHAERLLVVTGRRAHLEELGLDSIGVDPGQRYLPVDGQMRVTDGVWAVGDVTGEGAFTHIAMYQAAIVIAGVLDRTRHADSGPDPSGTASVVGGAMGAASAVGGAMTATGPSGAAGTLPRADYRALPRVTFTDPEVGAVGLTEHQARQRGINVQVGFAQLSSSARGWIHKAGNDGFIKLVADADQGVLVGATSVGPAGGEVLSALVVAVHAAVPLSHLRHMIYAYPTFHRAIEDALRDLS; encoded by the coding sequence ATGGCGGAGCCGGAAGTGGTGGACGTGGTCGTGGTCGGGTTGGGCGTCGGCGGCGAGGAGGTGGCCGGGCGGCTCGCCGAGGCCGGTCTGAGCGTCGTCGGCATCGAACGTGACCTGGTCGGCGGGGAGTGCCCGTACTGGGGGTGCATCCCCAGCAAGATGATGATCAGGGCGGCGAACGCGCTCGCCGAGGCGCGGCGGGTCAACGAGCTGGCCGGTTCGGCCCAGGTCCAGCCGGACTGGGCGCCGGTGGCCAAGCGGATCCGCGAGGAGGCCACCGACACCTGGGACGACACGGTGGCGGTCGACCGGTTCACCGGCCGGGGTGGGCGGTTCCTGCGCGGCAGCGCCCGGCTCGACGGCCCCGGCCGGGTACGCGTCGGCGACCAGGTCATCCAGGCCCGGCACGGGATCGTGTTCGGCACCGGCACCCGGCCCTCCGTGCCGCCGATCGACGGCCTGGCCGACACGCCGTACTGGACGAACCACCAGGCGATCGAGGTCGAGGAGCTGCCCGAATCGCTGCTGGTGCTCGGCGGCGGCGCGATCGGGCTGGAGCTGGCGCAGGTGTTCGCCCGGTTCGGCGTACGGGTGACCGTGGTCGAGGCGGCGGACCGGGTCCTCGCGGTCGAGGAGCCCGAGTCCTCCGAGGTGGCCGAGAAGGCGCTGCGGGCCGACGGGGTGGAGATCCGCACCGGCGTCAAGGCGGAACGGGTCAGCCACGACGGTGCCACCTTCACCGTGCACGCCGGCGACGACGCGTTCCACGCGGAGCGGCTGCTGGTGGTCACCGGGCGCCGGGCGCACCTGGAGGAGCTGGGCCTGGACTCGATCGGCGTCGACCCCGGGCAGCGCTACCTGCCGGTCGACGGGCAGATGCGGGTGACCGACGGTGTCTGGGCCGTCGGCGACGTCACCGGTGAGGGGGCCTTTACCCACATCGCGATGTACCAGGCGGCGATCGTCATCGCCGGCGTGCTCGACCGCACCCGGCACGCCGACAGTGGCCCCGACCCGAGCGGGACGGCCAGCGTGGTGGGCGGTGCGATGGGCGCGGCGAGCGCGGTCGGCGGCGCGATGACCGCGACCGGCCCGAGCGGCGCCGCCGGTACCCTGCCCCGCGCCGACTACCGGGCGCTGCCCCGGGTCACCTTCACCGATCCGGAGGTCGGTGCGGTCGGGCTCACCGAGCACCAGGCCCGCCAGCGCGGCATCAACGTGCAGGTCGGCTTCGCCCAGCTGTCGTCGTCCGCCCGGGGTTGGATCCACAAGGCCGGCAACGACGGCTTCATCAAGCTCGTCGCGGACGCCGACCAGGGCGTGCTGGTCGGCGCGACCTCCGTCGGCCCGGCCGGCGGCGAGGTGCTGTCGGCGCTGGTGGTGGCGGTGCACGCGGCGGTGCCGCTGAGCCACCTCCGGCACATGATCTACGCGTACCCGACGTTCCACCGGGCGATCGAGGACGCCCTGCGCGACCTCAGCTGA
- a CDS encoding serine hydrolase domain-containing protein, translating to MPDRFAPVRDCFQDLLATGRETGAGLTIWYDGHPVVDLGADSRGAWRPDTLVNVYSVGKPVAALCLLLLVDRGRLDLDDPVATHWPGFRTPATVRQVLSHTAGLPTFPVARPAEAVADWELLCADLAAADPEWEPGSVAGEHAWTYGHLVGELVRRVDGRSVGRFLAEEIADPWRLDLGFGLGAADQRRCADLSYGDPAWPVRMLGEPGSLRARALSNPPGGLDLAVVNSPLWRGAQVPAVNLHATASALARLYAGLAAGGTLDGVRLFSPELVAEATRVQYDGPDLVLDRRACWTLGMQREPDGSWGMGGIGGSSAWADPERGYVFGYATAHLADHDRVDELVEVLHSCL from the coding sequence ATGCCCGATCGCTTCGCCCCCGTCCGCGACTGCTTCCAGGATCTGCTGGCCACCGGCCGGGAGACCGGCGCCGGCCTGACCATCTGGTACGACGGCCACCCGGTGGTCGACCTGGGTGCCGACAGCCGCGGGGCGTGGCGGCCGGACACGCTGGTGAACGTCTACTCGGTCGGCAAGCCGGTCGCGGCGCTCTGCCTGCTGCTGCTCGTCGACCGGGGTCGGCTCGACCTGGACGATCCAGTGGCGACCCACTGGCCCGGGTTCCGCACCCCCGCCACGGTCCGCCAGGTGCTGAGCCACACCGCCGGCCTGCCGACCTTCCCGGTGGCCCGGCCCGCCGAGGCGGTCGCCGACTGGGAGCTGCTCTGCGCCGACCTGGCCGCCGCCGACCCGGAGTGGGAGCCGGGCAGCGTCGCGGGCGAGCACGCCTGGACGTACGGGCACCTGGTGGGCGAGCTGGTCCGCCGGGTCGACGGGCGGTCGGTGGGGCGGTTCCTGGCCGAGGAGATCGCCGACCCGTGGCGCCTCGACCTGGGCTTCGGCCTCGGGGCAGCGGACCAGCGGCGGTGCGCGGACCTGTCGTACGGCGATCCGGCCTGGCCGGTGCGGATGCTGGGTGAGCCGGGATCGCTGCGGGCCCGGGCACTGAGCAACCCACCCGGCGGCCTCGACCTGGCGGTGGTCAACAGCCCGCTCTGGCGGGGCGCGCAGGTCCCGGCGGTCAACCTGCACGCCACGGCGTCCGCGCTGGCCCGGCTCTACGCGGGCCTGGCCGCCGGCGGCACCCTCGACGGGGTACGCCTGTTCAGCCCCGAGCTGGTCGCCGAGGCCACCCGGGTCCAGTACGACGGCCCGGACCTGGTGCTCGATCGCCGGGCCTGCTGGACGCTGGGGATGCAGCGCGAGCCGGACGGGAGCTGGGGCATGGGCGGGATCGGTGGCAGCAGCGCCTGGGCCGACCCGGAGCGGGGCTACGTCTTCGGCTACGCCACGGCCCACCTGGCCGACCACGATCGGGTGGACGAGCTGGTCGAGGTGCTGCACTCCTGCCTCTGA
- a CDS encoding polyprenyl synthetase family protein, which translates to MANDAVAGNALRVAPAQPGATDDPVRRVLAAFTKELVKGVDDTLAAFLATEVDSLTEIDAAMGGFAATARDSVLAGGKRVRPTFAYWGWRGVVGGAEPLPTVLPAFAALELLHTFALVHDDVMDASDTRRGRPTAHRAATARHVAAGYAGDPARFGEAVAVLVGDLCLVWADRLLSHATVAPAQLFEVRRCYDQMRIETVAGQYLDVLGENDPANWSVDRALRVARYKTASYTVQRPLLFGACLAGVAADTPLIAAYTRYGLAVGEAFQLCDDLLGVYGDPATTGKPAGDDLRTGKPTALLMLARQLATPGQRRALERAGPVTGARDVARLAELVADTGAVSRVERMISDRVSEALTALDTASIDETARTALTGLATAATMRRA; encoded by the coding sequence ATGGCCAACGACGCAGTCGCAGGTAATGCGCTCCGCGTCGCGCCGGCACAGCCGGGAGCGACGGACGATCCGGTCCGCCGCGTACTGGCCGCGTTCACGAAAGAGCTGGTCAAGGGGGTGGACGACACCCTGGCGGCCTTCCTGGCCACCGAGGTCGACTCGCTCACCGAGATCGACGCAGCGATGGGTGGTTTCGCGGCCACCGCCCGCGACAGCGTGCTGGCCGGCGGCAAGCGGGTCCGGCCGACCTTCGCGTACTGGGGCTGGCGCGGGGTGGTCGGCGGCGCGGAGCCACTGCCGACGGTGCTGCCGGCGTTCGCCGCCCTGGAACTGCTGCACACCTTCGCACTGGTGCACGACGACGTGATGGACGCCTCCGACACCCGCCGCGGCCGGCCCACCGCGCACCGCGCCGCCACCGCCCGGCACGTCGCCGCCGGGTACGCCGGCGACCCGGCCCGGTTCGGCGAGGCGGTGGCCGTGCTCGTCGGCGACCTCTGCCTGGTCTGGGCCGACCGGCTGCTCAGCCACGCCACCGTGGCACCGGCCCAGCTGTTCGAGGTGCGGCGCTGCTACGACCAGATGCGGATCGAGACGGTCGCCGGGCAGTACCTCGACGTGCTGGGCGAGAACGATCCGGCGAACTGGTCGGTGGACCGGGCGCTGCGGGTGGCCCGCTACAAGACCGCCAGCTACACCGTCCAGCGCCCGCTGCTCTTCGGCGCCTGCCTGGCCGGCGTCGCCGCCGACACGCCACTGATCGCCGCGTACACCCGCTACGGCCTGGCCGTCGGCGAGGCGTTCCAACTCTGCGACGACCTGCTCGGCGTCTACGGCGACCCGGCGACCACCGGCAAGCCGGCCGGCGACGACCTGCGTACCGGCAAGCCGACCGCGCTGCTGATGCTGGCCCGCCAACTCGCCACCCCCGGCCAGCGGCGGGCGCTGGAGCGGGCCGGCCCGGTCACCGGCGCCCGGGACGTGGCCCGGCTGGCCGAACTGGTCGCCGACACCGGGGCGGTGTCCCGGGTCGAGCGGATGATCTCCGACCGGGTGTCCGAGGCGCTGACCGCGCTGGACACCGCGTCGATCGACGAGACCGCGCGCACCGCGCTGACCGGCCTCGCCACCGCCGCAACCATGCGGCGGGCATGA
- the idi gene encoding isopentenyl-diphosphate Delta-isomerase — translation MTSREGHLVELVDDRGNVLGEATVAAAHQAPGRLHRAFSVLLVDPAGRVLLQRRAPVKTRFPQRWANSCCGHPRPAESLVEAANRRLAEELGAAPVTLTEVGVYLYYAEDPATGRVEFEYDHVLRADVPADVTVLPDPDEVSELRWVDPVRLMAEIDADPCAYAPWLGGVVSRLLRAGGPAGTTIPSGVPADDASERSGGR, via the coding sequence GTGACGTCCCGGGAAGGGCACCTGGTCGAGCTGGTCGACGACCGCGGCAACGTGCTCGGCGAGGCCACCGTGGCCGCGGCCCACCAGGCGCCGGGGCGGCTGCACCGGGCCTTCTCGGTGCTGCTGGTCGACCCGGCCGGCCGGGTGCTGCTGCAACGGCGGGCCCCGGTGAAGACCCGGTTCCCGCAGCGCTGGGCCAACTCCTGCTGCGGCCACCCCCGACCGGCCGAGTCGCTGGTGGAGGCTGCCAACCGCCGGCTGGCCGAGGAGTTGGGCGCGGCCCCGGTCACGCTGACCGAGGTCGGCGTCTACCTCTACTACGCCGAGGATCCGGCCACCGGCCGGGTCGAGTTCGAGTACGACCACGTGCTGCGGGCCGACGTGCCGGCCGACGTCACCGTGCTGCCGGACCCCGACGAGGTGTCCGAGCTGCGTTGGGTCGACCCGGTACGGCTGATGGCCGAGATCGACGCCGACCCCTGCGCGTACGCACCCTGGCTGGGCGGGGTGGTGAGCCGGCTGCTGCGCGCCGGCGGCCCCGCCGGCACCACCATCCCGTCCGGCGTTCCGGCGGACGACGCGTCGGAGCGGTCGGGTGGCCGATGA